The genome window agcacaggggtcagagcaactgcccagtaatgtgagtgtctgggaggtgttgtgcacagctgggtgagggtaacgctgtcctgagtgcccggctgtcTCTCCACTTGCCTCTCTCAGCTAGaccatcactgcatttctccttgtttctccactagtctgtgattgttttcttgatcttgctgtcaggctctctggggatgggagctgcagcagccgagtcaggcACTGCCGCTGCTCTTGTGATTCCTCCCATGCAGGTGAGTCCATGGGAATGAAGTGTCCAAGCTCTCCTCTAAGCTGTGGGGCTGCGGGCAATGCAGTCTGTGTCATTCCCTTGCAAATGAGCTGACTGTCCCTTACTGAGATAGCATCATTAGGACCCTTGGCTATCTccttggggtgtccttccaagctgtgagcttccctccaggatgcaaatctgtcctataGCATTTTGGTGTTACCTGAATGccccatggagaagcacagagacGCTACGgccaaggaaatgctgctgggttggtgaaatgaaccctgtgtgtccttgggtacaagtggggtgctgagaccttgagaaagggtgagacactTAGTGCTCGGCAgtggatttctctgctctcagcagtgcctggtgtcttTTCAGGTTAACATGTGAGTGTGATtaccctctgtctcagaaagggacaagcagagggcagctgggaacaagacagagggacagagcagctcccctcactctgcactaacccacaggcaatcctctggcctcgcagggctccctttgctctccctgagtgcagcagaaatgatgagggtttctgaaatcccagaaaacctccagctgagatgggagagagctgtgaaaaaccctctctctctcaaacacttttGCGATTGTGGTTTCTTAGCAATGGCAGTGCAGATACTGACAAGCCCTTTTGCACTGGGAGCTgttttatctgacaaattcaacCACTAGGACTGCCCACACCGTTCCCAggaacccactgctgcagagcagggctgactccatGGCAGCCAGCGGGCAGAGGTCCTGCTCTtggcacactcagccagcacgacccagagctccagccacagagctgaatgaaggtctcacagaaatggaaaaatggtgGGGAGTGCATAGtatgagaaatggctttgatttccctcagagaagtctcccctaacttgtcactgtcctttcctcctttttctgtgccccacacccagaggcagcagatgtccaacatcagctccatcacccagttcctcctcctggcatttgcagacacacgggagctgcagctcttgcacctctggctcttcctgggcatctacctggctgccctcctgggcaacggcctcatcatcactgccgtagcctgcgaccaccgcctccacacccccatgtacttcttcctcctcaacctctctgttcttgacctgggctccatctccaccactgtccccaaatccatggccaactCGCTGTGGGACACCAAggccatctcctatgcaggatgtgctgctcaagtctttttcttccttttcttgatcacagcagagtattctctcctcacagtaATGGCATACGATCGCTGcctggccatctgcaaacccctgcactacgggaccctcctgggcagcagagcttgtgtccacatggcagcagctgcctggggcagtgggtttctcaatgctgtgctgcacacggccaatacgtTTTCCATGCCCCTTTGCCAAGGCAATGGgatggaccagttcttctgtgaaatcccccagatcctcaagctctcctgctcacaatcctacctcagggaagttagGCTTCTTGTGGTTACTGCCTATTTagcatttgggtgttttgttttcattgtgctgtcctatgtgtgGATCTTCAGGGCCATGCTGAgcatcccctctgagcagggacggcacaaagccttttccacgtgcatCCCTCACCTGatcgtggtctccctgtttatcagcactgccatggttgcctgcctgaagcccccctccatctcctccccatccctggatctggtggtggctgttctgtactcagtggttccaccagcagtgaaccccctcatctacagcatgaggaaccaggagctcaaagatgcactgaagaagctcaTTCAATCCatagtctttcagcagcaataagctctTCACATGTCACTTCACAAGTGACTTCCAATATATCTGGAAAACCTCCCCTGTTTTGAGCATTTTATCTGTGATGATCAAGTTTGCCCAGCAATGTCTGGATCCCTTCCACgtctccagaggcatgaacccagtctgtctgacccagaggtctttgcacatgtgtaCGGCACGATGGTATAGCTGCCCTCCCATGTCACATCGCTGTAATAAAAGGAGGTTTTCTCAGTGCCACTGTCtgcaggttgggctcttcttccaaagctgaggtCAGGAACAGggtgaagaaattgcccccatgctgctgtgcttggttTCTCCATGTGCtaaggggaggagggcatggggtgatgaattagggaaggaggcctggactgagctttcacttgtgtgtgccggtgcccctggagatggtgatgatcagcagggatcttcctgggactgtctccccgtggctcccatgcaccacagcctgctggctctgcagagcagcaccaccagcttggggccctgcagggagcatgggaagggggcagaagcatgcgatcaggccagcacagacacagtcccctggggaaaggctctctagaggcatggatgatccctgcagaagagcaaaggcacaactctctagttccaggggtaactgatgacacagagaaatttatttctgcatgcagcagcttgggacaggctgaaACTATTTCAATACATCCTACTTCAacttcagcatcaataagatgcccatGATCTTCATAGCactcccagggtatctcaggaaatgcaaaaactttgtggttgggtttgttttatgttttgctCGTTCGTTGATGATATAATTCCTCTTTAAATAAGACTATATTtgccctcctgctttttttttcttttttactcaatacacaataaagaaaacagcagaaatttttttGCCCCCGTTCCCATCACTTATATCTTGTGTGGAcatggacaacagcaggaccGGGTCTTTCCAGTGCTGGTGTCTCCTCACTTCCACCCtctcctgctgtgcccttgcatttgtgtaagccctaaggtctcatgtaacttgtgacagtcctgttgcctccacagtggcatgcctgtggctgcaggaggagcaggccatgtgagccactgtgtcagagctggcttccctgccagcaccaccatcaccaaagg of Mycteria americana isolate JAX WOST 10 ecotype Jacksonville Zoo and Gardens unplaced genomic scaffold, USCA_MyAme_1.0 Scaffold_148, whole genome shotgun sequence contains these proteins:
- the LOC142403252 gene encoding olfactory receptor 14J1-like, whose translation is MSNISSITQFLLLAFADTRELQLLHLWLFLGIYLAALLGNGLIITAVACDHRLHTPMYFFLLNLSVLDLGSISTTVPKSMANSLWDTKAISYAGCAAQVFFFLFLITAEYSLLTVMAYDRCLAICKPLHYGTLLGSRACVHMAAAAWGSGFLNAVLHTANTFSMPLCQGNGMDQFFCEIPQILKLSCSQSYLREVRLLVVTAYLAFGCFVFIVLSYVWIFRAMLSIPSEQGRHKAFSTCIPHLIVVSLFISTAMVACLKPPSISSPSLDLVVAVLYSVVPPAVNPLIYSMRNQELKDALKKLIQSIVFQQQ